A stretch of the Perca fluviatilis chromosome 17, GENO_Pfluv_1.0, whole genome shotgun sequence genome encodes the following:
- the ier3ip1 gene encoding immediate early response 3-interacting protein 1 — protein MAFTLYSLIQTAILCTNAIAVLHEERFLSKFGWGVDHGVGGFGDDPGIKAQILTLIRSVRTVMRVPLIIVNSACIVLLLLFG, from the exons ATGGCGTTTACGTTGTACTCTCTCATCCAGACTGCCATTCTATGCACTAATGCAATCGCTGTGTTGCATGAAGAAAGGTTTCTAAGCAAGT TCGGCTGGGGTGTTGACCACGGAGTTGGAGGTTTTGGGGATGATCCAGGAATCAAAGCCCAGATTCTCACCCTCATTCGCTCGGTCCGGACTGTCATGAGAG TGCCTTTGATAATAGTGAATTCGGCCTGCATCGTCCTGTTGTTACTGTTTGGTTGA